In the Campylobacter sp. RM6914 genome, one interval contains:
- a CDS encoding RNB domain-containing ribonuclease: MREFLENLIDGITEKEVCASNKEILRNLLNLNAVTKYNNKFYLNNGFVCGKLDISSNGTGFLLPYDKRFKQDILIENKNLNNGHYGDIVLVKLLKNGRKRENGKVVMSLKLANETSVVYTKSFGAAVLGVNLKTGLSLALKASQKSLKALPTGTLLKINNLNNDIVEVLGNIADPASDEKISLAVYNKNDEFTDACEDEARAWGDEVDPSMYPQRVDLSDLDFCTIDPIDAKDFDDAIYFDEKNLEIYVAIADVSEYVSSYGAIDKEAKTRGFSIYFPHKSIPMLPRALSENICSLKPNVARLAFCFKISLDKNLDVKKEELFEAIIASKKRFNYDQIDKILKDEEKSEIDWIKPLHKLTIKLRQKRLVHAFDFRTQELRMSLDENGEVCATRFENDSASHQLVEDCMLLANKAAAKRIKKGVFRNHGSPDLKKIINLLNDLALLGLDFSYESDLANLIRKIQAKAEILGNREEIDKLIIKAQKKAEYASENFGHFGLGFDRYTHFTSPIRRYSDLILHRLLKANLSKDDRLYNYLLLNIENTCSNLSELEREADKTAFDFMDRKFARWASKNIGKHVKCYISENQNILIAKLDDELKGARIFIPNYTCELLSHVLVEITQADIATAKIIGKIIKKFDKKEK, translated from the coding sequence GTGAGAGAATTTTTAGAAAATTTAATCGACGGGATAACAGAAAAAGAAGTCTGTGCCTCAAACAAAGAAATTTTACGAAATCTCTTAAATTTAAATGCCGTTACAAAATACAACAATAAATTTTATCTAAACAACGGTTTTGTTTGCGGAAAACTTGACATAAGCTCGAACGGAACCGGTTTTTTACTACCTTATGATAAGCGTTTTAAGCAAGATATATTAATCGAAAATAAAAATTTAAACAACGGTCATTACGGCGATATAGTCCTCGTAAAACTCCTAAAAAATGGTAGAAAACGCGAAAACGGCAAGGTTGTAATGAGTCTAAAACTCGCAAACGAAACAAGCGTAGTTTACACAAAAAGTTTTGGCGCGGCAGTGCTTGGAGTAAATTTAAAAACCGGACTAAGCCTCGCCTTAAAGGCTAGTCAAAAAAGCCTAAAAGCCCTACCTACGGGCACTTTACTTAAAATAAACAACCTAAACAACGACATAGTAGAAGTCTTAGGAAATATCGCAGATCCTGCAAGTGATGAAAAAATTTCATTAGCCGTTTATAACAAAAACGACGAATTTACCGACGCTTGTGAAGATGAAGCCAGAGCTTGGGGTGACGAAGTAGATCCTAGCATGTATCCACAGCGAGTCGATCTTAGCGATCTTGACTTTTGCACGATAGACCCTATCGACGCCAAAGACTTTGACGATGCGATATATTTTGATGAAAAAAATCTTGAAATTTATGTAGCTATAGCCGATGTTAGCGAATACGTAAGCAGTTACGGCGCTATTGACAAAGAAGCTAAAACTCGTGGTTTTTCGATATACTTTCCTCACAAATCAATCCCGATGTTGCCACGAGCTTTAAGTGAAAATATCTGCTCACTAAAGCCAAATGTTGCACGTCTTGCATTTTGTTTTAAAATCTCTCTTGATAAAAATTTAGATGTAAAAAAAGAAGAGCTTTTTGAAGCTATAATCGCCTCCAAGAAAAGATTTAACTACGATCAGATAGATAAAATTTTAAAAGATGAAGAAAAAAGCGAGATCGACTGGATAAAACCTTTGCATAAATTAACGATCAAACTACGACAAAAGCGCCTAGTTCACGCGTTTGATTTTCGCACTCAAGAGCTTAGAATGAGTCTTGATGAAAACGGCGAAGTATGCGCAACTAGATTTGAAAACGACTCTGCTTCGCATCAATTAGTAGAAGACTGTATGTTGCTTGCAAACAAAGCAGCCGCCAAACGTATAAAAAAGGGTGTCTTTAGAAATCACGGCTCACCAGATCTTAAAAAAATCATAAATTTATTAAACGACCTTGCCTTACTTGGTCTTGACTTCTCTTATGAGAGCGACTTAGCAAATCTCATACGTAAAATTCAAGCAAAAGCAGAAATTTTAGGCAATCGCGAAGAGATCGACAAGCTAATTATAAAAGCACAAAAAAAGGCCGAATACGCAAGCGAAAACTTCGGACACTTTGGACTTGGATTTGACCGTTATACACATTTTACAAGTCCGATTAGGCGGTATTCCGATCTTATTTTGCATAGATTGCTAAAGGCAAATTTGTCAAAAGACGACAGGCTTTATAACTATCTACTTTTAAATATAGAAAATACGTGCTCAAATTTAAGCGAGCTTGAACGCGAAGCCGACAAGACGGCATTTGACTTTATGGATCGTAAATTTGCAAGGTGGGCAAGTAAAAATATCGGCAAACACGTCAAATGCTACATAAGCGAAAACCAAAACATCCTGATCGCAAAATTAGACGACGAACTAAAAGGCGCTAGGATATTTATACCAAACTACACCTGCGAGTTATTATCGCATGTTCTAGTAGAGATAACGCAAGCCGATATCGCCACAGCTAAAATCATCGGTAAGATCATAAAAAAGTTTGATAAAAAAGAAAAATAA
- a CDS encoding single-stranded DNA-binding protein — protein sequence MFNKVVLVGNLTRDIELRYTTSGSAIGNSGIAVTRRFTANGEKREETCFIDISFFGKSAEIANQYLSKGSKILVEGRLKFDQWTDNNGQNRSKHSISVENMEMLGGGPSSQGGFNQNNQGGYQQGGYNSGSNFNSQNSGYNQNAPQRAQNQQFNKRSNEDYYEEKIPEVNVDSDNVKYESDDTIPF from the coding sequence ATGTTCAATAAAGTAGTTTTAGTCGGAAATTTAACCAGAGATATCGAGCTAAGATATACAACAAGCGGTTCTGCTATCGGAAATTCTGGCATAGCAGTAACACGCCGTTTTACGGCAAACGGTGAAAAACGAGAAGAAACTTGCTTTATCGACATATCTTTTTTTGGAAAATCAGCAGAGATAGCCAACCAATACCTAAGTAAAGGTTCTAAAATTTTGGTCGAGGGTCGCTTGAAATTTGATCAGTGGACAGACAACAACGGCCAAAATAGAAGTAAACACAGCATAAGTGTTGAAAACATGGAAATGCTTGGAGGTGGCCCTTCTTCGCAAGGTGGATTCAATCAAAATAATCAAGGCGGATATCAACAGGGCGGTTATAATAGTGGGTCAAATTTCAACTCACAAAATAGCGGATATAACCAAAATGCACCGCAAAGAGCTCAAAATCAGCAATTTAACAAAAGAAGCAATGAAGATTATTATGAAGAAAAAATCCCTGAAGTAAACGTTGATTCGGATAATGTAAAATACGAAAGCGACGATACAATACCGTTTTAA
- a CDS encoding divergent polysaccharide deacetylase family protein, producing the protein MNKKKTTKGRSKKSLKGRPLNKTFLGIALLSLLIIITLIVALNQKSDKTADINQTTINVKNVTTITDKRVEDIKKPVQKQHKVAKFDEDENLTKIFIDPKNKDEIFKNQKPQIYQKQKDETEVNASIKHEIKDVEKDTKKESPVKTQDKFNEDNVSKKIPQEKIQEKQISKKDENKTAKQATQSDKKPLPKEEAFVPLTPTKSLFGKPKLVIIIDDVATFEHVNMIRSTGLKLTPSIFPATKAHPDTPKIAQGFEFFMIHLPMQAKNFKRPEIGTLNVTDSYESMLERVKKIRADFPKAVYINNHTGSKFTSNFDAMDRAYRALLSQNFVFVDSRTIGTSVVAKVASKYSKPYISRDVFLDDDPSRSAVKRELENAVRIAKKRSYAIAIGHPKKNTIDIIKESKNTILKDVEVVYLKEIL; encoded by the coding sequence TTGAATAAAAAAAAGACTACAAAAGGGCGCTCTAAAAAATCCCTCAAAGGGCGTCCTTTAAATAAAACATTTCTTGGTATCGCGCTTTTATCCTTGCTTATCATCATAACACTGATAGTCGCGCTCAACCAAAAATCAGACAAAACAGCAGATATAAATCAAACCACTATAAATGTAAAAAATGTAACTACCATAACCGATAAAAGGGTTGAAGATATAAAAAAACCCGTCCAAAAACAACATAAGGTAGCAAAATTTGATGAAGATGAAAATTTAACTAAAATTTTTATAGACCCAAAAAACAAAGATGAAATTTTTAAAAATCAAAAGCCTCAAATTTATCAAAAACAAAAAGATGAAACCGAAGTAAATGCATCGATAAAGCACGAAATAAAAGATGTTGAAAAAGATACAAAAAAAGAGTCGCCTGTAAAAACACAAGATAAATTTAATGAAGATAACGTTAGTAAAAAAATACCTCAAGAAAAAATACAAGAAAAGCAAATTTCAAAAAAAGACGAAAACAAAACCGCAAAACAAGCAACTCAATCCGATAAAAAGCCACTGCCCAAAGAGGAGGCTTTTGTGCCACTCACACCTACAAAAAGCCTTTTTGGAAAGCCAAAACTTGTTATTATAATAGACGACGTGGCGACTTTTGAACATGTAAATATGATACGCTCAACCGGACTTAAACTGACTCCTTCTATATTTCCGGCAACCAAGGCTCACCCTGATACGCCAAAGATAGCCCAAGGTTTTGAGTTTTTTATGATACATCTTCCTATGCAAGCTAAAAATTTTAAAAGACCCGAGATCGGCACTTTAAATGTAACAGATAGTTATGAAAGTATGCTTGAGAGGGTTAAAAAGATAAGAGCTGACTTTCCAAAGGCGGTATATATAAATAATCACACCGGGTCAAAATTTACGAGCAATTTCGATGCTATGGACAGGGCTTATCGTGCGCTTTTAAGTCAAAATTTTGTATTTGTAGATAGTCGAACTATAGGCACAAGCGTAGTTGCCAAAGTCGCAAGCAAATATTCAAAACCATACATCTCGAGAGATGTATTTTTAGACGATGACCCATCAAGATCAGCCGTAAAAAGAGAGCTTGAAAATGCCGTAAGGATAGCCAAAAAACGCTCTTACGCTATAGCTATCGGTCATCCTAAGAAAAACACTATAGACATCATTAAAGAGAGCAAAAACACCATCTTAAAAGATGTAGAAGTGGTTTATCTTAAAGAAATTTTATGA
- the dprA gene encoding DNA-processing protein DprA has product MKILAKDKFISKLDRLTNPPKELYYEGDIDLLTMPKVAVVGSRKASVYTKECVARLCASLKNHNVCVVSGGALGVDIAAHKAAMPLTIGVFATGLDTFYPSSNAKFIKEIYDKGLALSEYSPGSPAIGYKFLERNRIVVALSQALVVAQADLKSGSMQSARLAGELGVPVFVLPQRMGESEGTNMLLAKGKAKLINDFDEFSSQFGLCLNKTPAQNDDILEFCKDFVSLEKALAKFGDKIYEYELEGLVEIINLKVKSKI; this is encoded by the coding sequence ATGAAAATTCTGGCAAAAGATAAATTTATAAGTAAGTTAGATAGGCTTACAAATCCTCCAAAAGAGCTTTACTATGAGGGTGATATAGATCTTTTAACCATGCCAAAAGTAGCGGTTGTGGGCTCAAGAAAAGCCAGTGTCTATACAAAAGAGTGCGTTGCTAGACTTTGTGCAAGTCTTAAAAACCATAATGTTTGCGTGGTAAGCGGAGGTGCACTGGGCGTCGATATAGCTGCACATAAAGCTGCCATGCCCTTAACGATCGGAGTTTTTGCGACTGGGCTTGATACCTTTTATCCTAGTTCAAATGCAAAATTTATAAAAGAAATTTATGATAAGGGGCTAGCACTAAGCGAATACAGCCCAGGCTCGCCTGCCATAGGATATAAATTTCTTGAGCGTAACCGCATAGTAGTCGCTCTCTCGCAAGCTCTTGTGGTAGCCCAGGCAGACTTAAAAAGCGGCTCCATGCAAAGCGCCAGACTTGCCGGAGAGCTTGGCGTTCCGGTATTTGTCCTGCCTCAACGAATGGGTGAAAGCGAGGGGACAAATATGCTTTTAGCAAAAGGTAAGGCAAAACTGATAAATGATTTTGATGAATTTTCTTCGCAATTTGGACTTTGTCTAAACAAAACGCCTGCACAAAATGATGATATTTTAGAATTTTGCAAAGACTTTGTTTCGCTTGAAAAGGCACTTGCAAAATTTGGCGATAAAATTTACGAATACGAATTGGAAGGCTTAGTGGAGATTATAAATTTAAAGGTAAAAAGTAAGATATGA
- the queA gene encoding tRNA preQ1(34) S-adenosylmethionine ribosyltransferase-isomerase QueA: MKDIDDILSYDYNLPPSLIASEPILPKEEARLLVYLKDKDEIHHLKFKNLAELIPKDTAVIFNDTKVIKARILGHKQSGGACEIMLNQPLGENKFSCYIRGRVKENSILNFDNGISAKVLALNSDSTRAVKFYRSNLELSASDLFCELEKIGHVPLPPYIKRADTKDDESWYQSIFAKTSGAVAAPTASLHFSEDMIDNIKKDHEISYLTLHVGAGTFKGVECNNIKDHIMHSEFYDIPQNTQELIKSDKKILGVGTTVTRCVEEFARSNSASGFCKLFLNLNNPPIRQNYLLTNFHLPKSTLIMLVTSFIGLEKTMQIYQTAINEKYRFYSYGDGMLII; this comes from the coding sequence ATGAAAGATATAGACGACATTCTTAGTTACGATTATAATCTCCCGCCAAGCCTTATCGCAAGCGAACCTATCTTACCAAAAGAAGAGGCTCGCTTACTAGTTTATCTTAAAGATAAAGACGAGATACATCACCTTAAATTTAAAAATTTAGCAGAGCTTATACCAAAAGATACCGCGGTTATATTTAATGATACAAAAGTTATAAAAGCACGAATTTTAGGACATAAACAAAGCGGTGGGGCTTGCGAAATAATGCTTAACCAACCACTTGGAGAGAACAAATTTAGCTGTTATATCAGAGGCAGGGTTAAAGAAAATTCTATCTTAAATTTTGATAATGGCATAAGTGCAAAAGTTTTAGCTTTAAACAGCGACAGCACGCGTGCGGTTAAATTTTATAGATCAAATTTAGAACTAAGCGCATCGGATCTTTTTTGCGAACTTGAAAAGATCGGACATGTGCCACTACCGCCATATATAAAACGAGCCGACACTAAAGATGATGAGAGCTGGTATCAAAGTATATTTGCTAAAACCAGCGGAGCTGTAGCCGCGCCGACTGCAAGCTTGCACTTTAGCGAGGACATGATAGATAACATCAAAAAAGATCATGAAATTTCATATCTAACTTTGCACGTGGGAGCAGGAACGTTTAAAGGCGTAGAGTGTAATAATATCAAAGATCATATCATGCATTCTGAATTTTATGACATACCGCAAAACACCCAAGAGCTTATAAAAAGCGATAAGAAAATTTTAGGAGTTGGCACAACCGTAACTAGGTGCGTGGAAGAATTTGCCAGAAGCAATAGCGCAAGCGGATTTTGCAAGTTGTTTTTAAATTTAAACAACCCGCCGATCCGACAAAACTATTTACTTACAAATTTTCATCTACCAAAATCAACTCTAATCATGCTCGTAACAAGTTTTATCGGCCTTGAAAAAACAATGCAAATTTATCAAACCGCTATCAATGAAAAATACCGTTTTTACTCATACGGAGATGGGATGCTTATCATATGA
- the tatC gene encoding twin-arginine translocase subunit TatC, which translates to MFEELKPHLVELRKRLGLSVASVILAFVVCFTVWNPILAWMTEPLKAVLPDGSNIIFTQVQEPFFTAMKVAFFAGLIVSLPIIFWQFWLFVAPGLYENEKKYVVPFVLAATIMFLCGAAFCYYVVIPLGFTFLVNFGGQLFTALPSIGEYVGFFTKLLVAFGIAFELPVITFFFAKLGLVDDIMLKKYFRYAVVIIFIFSAIVTPPDVISQFLMAFPLMGLYGLSILIAKSANKKEEDEEPAQENEK; encoded by the coding sequence ATGTTTGAAGAGTTAAAACCGCATTTAGTTGAACTTAGAAAGAGGCTTGGTCTTAGCGTAGCAAGCGTTATTCTTGCTTTTGTTGTTTGTTTTACGGTTTGGAACCCGATCCTAGCATGGATGACCGAGCCTTTAAAGGCCGTCTTACCGGATGGAAGTAACATCATCTTTACGCAAGTGCAAGAGCCGTTTTTTACGGCGATGAAAGTTGCATTTTTTGCCGGACTTATCGTTTCTTTGCCTATTATATTTTGGCAGTTTTGGCTATTTGTAGCACCCGGACTTTATGAAAACGAGAAAAAATACGTCGTTCCTTTTGTGCTTGCGGCAACGATAATGTTCTTATGCGGTGCGGCTTTTTGTTACTACGTAGTTATACCGCTTGGCTTTACGTTTTTGGTAAATTTTGGCGGACAACTCTTTACCGCACTTCCTAGTATCGGCGAATACGTGGGATTTTTTACCAAACTTTTAGTGGCATTTGGTATCGCCTTTGAGCTTCCTGTTATAACATTTTTCTTTGCAAAACTTGGTCTTGTTGATGACATCATGCTTAAAAAATACTTTAGATACGCAGTTGTTATTATATTTATCTTTTCAGCTATCGTTACTCCGCCTGATGTTATAAGCCAATTTTTAATGGCATTTCCACTTATGGGTCTTTATGGTCTTTCTATACTTATCGCCAAGTCGGCAAACAAAAAAGAAGAGGACGAAGAGCCCGCACAAGAAAACGAGAAATGA
- the ruvX gene encoding Holliday junction resolvase RuvX gives MNEKFMAIDVGLKRIGVAFGVGQVVLPQEPILRKNRNQAARDVSQRVAEYGVNVLVVGLPLGGSSEDEMRRRIEHFVSLLEFGGRIVYQDESLSSFEASEIYTDTKRDGKLDSMAAAVILKRYLEVV, from the coding sequence ATGAATGAAAAATTTATGGCGATAGATGTTGGGCTTAAGCGGATAGGTGTTGCCTTTGGAGTAGGGCAAGTTGTTTTGCCCCAAGAGCCCATACTTCGTAAAAATCGCAACCAAGCCGCTCGTGACGTGTCGCAAAGAGTTGCAGAGTATGGAGTAAATGTTTTAGTTGTAGGCTTACCGCTTGGCGGAAGTAGTGAGGATGAGATGAGGCGTAGGATAGAACATTTTGTATCACTTCTTGAATTTGGCGGGCGCATAGTCTATCAAGATGAGAGTTTAAGTAGTTTTGAGGCGAGTGAAATTTATACAGATACAAAGCGCGACGGGAAGCTTGACAGCATGGCTGCTGCGGTTATACTTAAGCGATACTTAGAAGTTGTTTAA
- the rpsF gene encoding 30S ribosomal protein S6 has translation MRHYELLFILKPTLTEEEVKAKVDFVKEVITKNGGEIANVVEIGTRKLAYAIKKYERGTYFVIYYKAPPALLAELVRNIRITEDIIRFLSVKYENKREIAAWERMVKGIRQTIARKEPREPRAPREPRVEKVEEQPLTEE, from the coding sequence ATGAGACATTACGAGCTTTTATTCATTCTAAAGCCTACGCTTACAGAAGAAGAAGTTAAAGCAAAAGTTGATTTCGTAAAAGAAGTCATAACCAAAAACGGCGGCGAGATAGCCAATGTTGTAGAGATAGGCACAAGAAAACTTGCCTATGCTATTAAAAAATATGAGCGCGGCACATATTTTGTTATCTACTACAAAGCACCTCCGGCACTTCTAGCAGAACTTGTTAGAAATATCAGAATCACAGAAGATATAATCAGATTCTTAAGCGTTAAATACGAAAACAAACGCGAGATAGCCGCATGGGAAAGAATGGTAAAAGGTATCAGACAAACAATCGCTCGCAAAGAGCCACGTGAGCCAAGAGCACCACGTGAGCCAAGAGTTGAAAAAGTAGAAGAACAACCGCTTACAGAAGAGTAA
- the ilvC gene encoding ketol-acid reductoisomerase, with the protein MAVNIYYDKDCDLSLIQGKKVAIVGFGSQGHAHAENLRDSGVKVVIGLAKGGKSWAKAEAKNFEVKSVAEATKDADVVMILTPDELQAEIFENEIKPNLKDGAAIAFGHGFNVHFGQIKAPANIDVIMIAPKAPGHTVRSEFVRGGGIPDLIAVDQDASGQAKAIALSYASAIGGGRTGIIETTFKDETETDLFGEQAVLCGGLCALVNAGFETLVEAGYEPEMAYFECLHELKLIVDLMYQGGMADMRYSISNTAEYGDYVSGTRVVDENSKKAMKEILKEIQNGTFAKNFILERKAGYVKMNAERGIAERSLLNQTGKKLRAMMPWISAGKIVDQNKN; encoded by the coding sequence ATGGCTGTTAATATTTATTATGACAAAGACTGTGATTTAAGTCTTATTCAGGGTAAAAAAGTTGCTATCGTTGGTTTTGGCTCACAAGGTCACGCACATGCGGAGAACCTACGCGATAGCGGTGTAAAGGTAGTTATCGGACTAGCAAAAGGCGGAAAAAGCTGGGCAAAAGCAGAGGCTAAAAACTTTGAAGTTAAAAGTGTGGCAGAGGCTACAAAAGACGCAGACGTAGTTATGATATTAACTCCCGATGAACTTCAAGCTGAAATTTTTGAAAACGAGATCAAACCTAATCTAAAAGACGGCGCTGCTATCGCGTTTGGACATGGATTTAACGTTCATTTTGGACAGATAAAAGCTCCCGCAAACATAGATGTTATAATGATCGCCCCAAAAGCACCTGGTCATACTGTAAGAAGTGAATTTGTTCGCGGAGGCGGTATACCTGATCTAATCGCTGTTGATCAAGACGCTAGCGGGCAGGCAAAAGCTATCGCGTTAAGCTATGCTTCAGCTATTGGCGGTGGCAGAACAGGCATCATCGAAACTACATTTAAAGATGAAACTGAAACAGATCTTTTTGGAGAGCAAGCAGTTCTTTGCGGCGGTTTATGTGCACTTGTAAATGCAGGTTTTGAAACACTTGTTGAAGCCGGATATGAGCCTGAGATGGCATACTTTGAGTGTTTGCATGAGTTAAAACTCATCGTTGATCTAATGTATCAAGGCGGAATGGCTGACATGCGTTACTCTATCTCAAATACTGCTGAATACGGTGATTACGTAAGTGGCACAAGAGTAGTTGATGAAAACAGCAAGAAGGCTATGAAAGAAATTTTAAAAGAGATCCAAAACGGAACTTTTGCTAAGAATTTCATCCTAGAAAGAAAAGCCGGCTATGTAAAAATGAACGCAGAGCGTGGCATAGCTGAAAGAAGTCTTTTAAATCAAACAGGCAAAAAACTTCGCGCGATGATGCCTTGGATAAGTGCCGGCAAAATCGTAGACCAAAACAAAAACTAA
- a CDS encoding HDOD domain-containing protein has protein sequence MNDSIYKKIKSLPPLDDTIIQIQRICADENSSISDLTKVVEQDPMLTANILRSANSPLYGFSKEITTVARAISLFGTVTIRGFALSSAVKKSFNINLEPYGITSQDFLNISTIQNALMYNWYSKIKPKSLEILSPASFMLEIGKIVLAHELNENDEAEEFNSRLKDIVYPSDLALLESEFLDITNEEVTAKIFEQWNLENELINSIFYSNDPEDAPEHIKEYAKALKVIKTSVNIFNQLDDISIQNTLPLLDEYGFSQDTFLMATAKVKDSL, from the coding sequence ATGAACGACTCAATATATAAAAAAATAAAATCCCTTCCTCCGCTTGACGATACGATTATCCAAATTCAACGCATTTGCGCTGATGAAAATAGCTCCATTAGCGATCTAACAAAGGTCGTAGAGCAAGATCCGATGCTAACGGCAAACATCTTGCGCTCGGCAAATTCTCCACTTTACGGCTTTAGCAAGGAGATCACTACCGTAGCAAGAGCGATATCTCTTTTTGGAACGGTAACTATACGAGGTTTTGCGCTTTCAAGTGCCGTAAAAAAGAGCTTTAATATAAATTTAGAGCCCTACGGAATAACTAGCCAGGACTTCTTAAATATCTCAACCATACAAAACGCTTTGATGTATAACTGGTACTCAAAAATAAAACCAAAAAGCCTTGAAATACTATCTCCAGCCTCTTTCATGCTAGAGATCGGAAAGATCGTTTTAGCTCACGAGCTTAACGAAAACGACGAAGCGGAAGAATTTAACTCAAGATTAAAAGATATCGTTTATCCTAGTGATTTAGCACTTTTAGAGAGTGAGTTTTTAGATATCACAAACGAAGAAGTCACTGCTAAAATTTTTGAGCAGTGGAATTTAGAAAATGAGCTCATAAATTCTATCTTCTACTCAAATGACCCAGAAGATGCGCCTGAGCACATAAAAGAGTATGCAAAAGCACTCAAGGTTATCAAAACAAGTGTAAATATCTTCAACCAACTTGATGATATAAGCATACAAAACACTCTTCCTTTACTTGATGAATACGGCTTTAGCCAAGATACTTTCTTGATGGCTACGGCAAAGGTAAAAGATAGTCTGTGA
- the rpsR gene encoding 30S ribosomal protein S18, with protein sequence MAEKRKYSRKYCKYTEAKIDFIDYKDTSLLKYCLSERFKIMPRRLTGTSKKYQEMVEKAIKRARQAALIPYIVDRDNVVTNPFEGL encoded by the coding sequence ATGGCAGAAAAAAGAAAATATTCACGCAAATATTGCAAATACACAGAGGCAAAGATAGATTTTATCGACTATAAAGATACTTCACTTTTAAAGTATTGCTTATCAGAGAGATTTAAGATAATGCCACGCAGACTAACTGGCACATCTAAAAAATACCAAGAAATGGTAGAAAAAGCGATCAAACGTGCTCGCCAAGCAGCGCTTATACCATATATAGTAGATCGTGATAACGTAGTAACAAACCCATTTGAGGGCCTATAA
- the holA gene encoding DNA polymerase III subunit delta codes for MYKRELENALLNGKIANYFLLFGADEYQIELFAKEILTLYKKEETNILSLYFNEYDYARALSHLSEPSLFGGENLLHIKTDKKIASKELKELIKACEKDKNNFFLYEFYESDTKITTEAQRTFGLNFARFFKPNNPEEALQLLARQAGKIGLNITKNALYELYFIHNENLYLAAGELNKLASLNTHIEQGTVRKLVFGLGSVNFDDFFNKFISLKDIKKDFFTYEQDPIFNEILFINSLYKSFFRLFKLYSYIKINGKFDIKEAIGYAPPQNVANALKTQSLSLNLKTYADVFIQLNLAESELKTNPGIDKSAYLLSTILNLQNIISTAKIK; via the coding sequence ATGTATAAAAGAGAGCTTGAAAATGCGCTTTTAAATGGCAAAATAGCAAATTATTTTTTACTTTTTGGCGCTGACGAATACCAAATCGAGCTCTTTGCAAAGGAAATTTTAACCCTTTACAAAAAAGAAGAGACAAATATCTTAAGCCTTTACTTTAACGAATACGACTACGCAAGAGCCTTGTCACACTTAAGTGAACCGTCTCTTTTTGGTGGAGAAAATTTACTTCATATAAAAACCGATAAAAAGATCGCTTCTAAAGAGCTAAAAGAGCTGATAAAAGCATGTGAAAAAGATAAAAATAATTTCTTTTTATACGAATTTTACGAGTCAGATACCAAGATAACAACCGAAGCTCAAAGAACGTTTGGCTTAAATTTCGCTAGATTTTTTAAACCAAACAACCCCGAAGAGGCCTTACAACTACTTGCCAGACAAGCCGGAAAAATAGGACTAAACATAACCAAAAATGCACTTTACGAGCTTTACTTCATACATAATGAAAATTTATATCTTGCAGCAGGCGAACTTAACAAACTTGCGAGCTTAAATACCCACATCGAACAAGGCACGGTAAGAAAGCTTGTTTTTGGACTTGGAAGTGTAAATTTTGATGATTTTTTTAATAAATTTATTTCATTAAAAGATATCAAAAAAGACTTTTTTACATACGAGCAAGATCCGATATTTAACGAAATTTTATTTATTAACTCGCTTTATAAATCATTTTTTAGACTATTTAAACTCTACTCATATATAAAAATAAACGGCAAATTTGATATCAAAGAAGCTATCGGATATGCGCCTCCTCAAAACGTCGCAAATGCGCTAAAAACACAAAGTTTATCTTTAAATTTAAAGACTTATGCAGATGTTTTTATCCAGCTAAATTTAGCCGAATCAGAGCTAAAAACAAACCCCGGTATAGACAAGTCGGCATATCTTTTATCAACCATTCTAAACCTGCAAAACATAATATCAACAGCAAAAATTAAGTAA